A genomic segment from Halomicroarcula saliterrae encodes:
- a CDS encoding DUF7562 family protein — translation MFGSRRDGETVTCIACGEERPRSDAREYDKHGDRWDRRDKTFEFLCKGCFTETCRQPRDGLEATLAAADAGETDRATFLRQFRELVRERSVERE, via the coding sequence ATGTTCGGGTCCCGGCGCGACGGGGAGACGGTGACCTGTATCGCCTGTGGCGAGGAGCGTCCCCGGTCCGACGCCCGCGAGTACGACAAGCACGGGGACCGGTGGGACCGCCGGGACAAGACCTTCGAGTTTCTCTGCAAGGGGTGTTTCACCGAGACCTGCCGCCAGCCCCGCGACGGGCTCGAAGCGACGCTCGCGGCGGCCGACGCCGGCGAGACGGACCGCGCGACCTTCCTGCGGCAGTTCCGCGAACTGGTCCGGGAGCGAAGCGTCGAGCGGGAGTGA